A portion of the Streptomyces erythrochromogenes genome contains these proteins:
- a CDS encoding FxsB family cyclophane-forming radical SAM/SPASM peptide maturase yields MRRAITSGSALPAPVAPGPAGPAGPAPHAGVEPHEARAPHAGPVAGPGPTPQPDPARDPGSARHASRHARNAPWPYTRLDVAAARAAGHPPHPIRQFVLKTRSRCNLACTYCYVYEMADQGWRDQPVAMAPATTARAAQRIAEHAAAHDLPRVDLVLHGGEPLLTAPAVLAAPVEAVRAALAATTPRTRITATVQTNGTLITRGRLSALAAAGIRVGVSLDGGLPAHNTRRVDHAGHPGFGAAARGLRLLARHPDSYAGVLCVIDLDQDPVETYESLLAFAPPTVGLLLPLANWSAPPPPGPARRPGGTPYADWLLAVFERWWHDGARRTRIRLFEEIIALLLGLPATTETLGLAPAATAVIETDGSIEQADSLKSAYEGAAATGMALDTHSFDQLLEHPGFAARQLGRDALAAGCRACELVEVCGGGHYPHRYRAGEGFRQPSVYCADLQVLIRHIATAVQHAAAAHPPAAAS; encoded by the coding sequence ATGCGGCGAGCGATCACGAGCGGCTCCGCGCTGCCCGCGCCCGTCGCCCCCGGCCCGGCCGGGCCGGCGGGCCCCGCGCCACACGCGGGCGTCGAGCCCCACGAGGCGCGCGCGCCGCACGCGGGTCCCGTCGCGGGACCGGGCCCCACGCCGCAGCCGGATCCCGCCCGGGACCCGGGCTCCGCCCGGCACGCGAGCCGGCACGCCCGCAACGCCCCCTGGCCCTACACCCGGCTCGACGTCGCCGCCGCGCGGGCCGCAGGACACCCGCCCCATCCCATCCGGCAGTTCGTCCTCAAGACCCGCAGCCGCTGCAACCTCGCCTGCACCTACTGCTACGTCTACGAGATGGCCGACCAGGGCTGGCGCGACCAGCCCGTCGCCATGGCCCCCGCCACCACCGCCCGAGCCGCGCAGCGGATCGCCGAGCACGCCGCCGCCCACGACCTGCCCCGCGTCGACCTCGTCCTGCACGGCGGCGAACCCCTCCTCACCGCCCCCGCCGTACTGGCCGCGCCCGTGGAGGCCGTACGCGCCGCCCTCGCCGCCACCACCCCCCGCACCCGGATCACCGCCACCGTCCAGACCAACGGCACCCTGATCACCCGCGGCCGCCTCAGCGCCCTGGCCGCCGCCGGGATCCGCGTCGGCGTCAGCCTCGACGGAGGACTGCCCGCGCACAACACCCGCCGCGTCGACCACGCCGGACACCCCGGCTTCGGCGCCGCCGCACGCGGCCTGCGCCTGCTCGCACGCCACCCCGACAGCTACGCCGGCGTGCTCTGCGTCATCGACCTCGACCAGGACCCGGTCGAGACCTACGAGTCCCTGCTCGCCTTCGCCCCGCCCACCGTCGGCCTGCTGCTCCCGCTCGCCAACTGGAGCGCCCCGCCGCCCCCCGGCCCCGCCCGCCGCCCCGGCGGGACCCCGTACGCCGACTGGCTCCTCGCCGTCTTCGAGCGCTGGTGGCACGACGGAGCACGACGCACCCGCATCCGCCTCTTCGAGGAGATCATCGCCCTGCTGCTCGGCCTGCCCGCCACCACCGAGACCCTCGGGCTCGCGCCCGCCGCCACCGCCGTCATCGAGACCGACGGCTCCATCGAACAGGCCGATTCGCTGAAATCCGCGTACGAGGGGGCCGCAGCCACCGGCATGGCCCTCGACACCCACAGCTTCGACCAGCTCCTCGAACACCCCGGCTTCGCCGCCCGACAGCTCGGGCGGGACGCGCTCGCCGCCGGATGCCGCGCCTGCGAACTCGTCGAGGTGTGCGGCGGCGGCCACTACCCGCACCGCTACCGCGCCGGCGAGGGCTTCCGGCAGCCGTCCGTCTACTGCGCCGACCTCCAGGTCCTGATCCGGCACATCGCCACCGCCGTACAGCACGCCGCCGCCGCCCACCCCCCGGCGGCCGCCTCATGA
- the fxsA gene encoding FxSxx-COOH cyclophane-containing RiPP peptide: MVTKRQDMAPASAPGCPGRLPDLSGLDLAALRGIDHPVLAEVIEGLVERVTHPAEILNAFDSSAA; this comes from the coding sequence ATGGTGACGAAACGTCAGGACATGGCGCCGGCCTCCGCCCCGGGATGCCCGGGGCGACTGCCGGACCTCTCCGGGCTCGACCTGGCCGCGCTGCGCGGGATCGACCATCCCGTGCTGGCCGAGGTGATCGAAGGCCTGGTCGAACGCGTGACCCACCCGGCCGAAATCCTCAACGCCTTCGACTCCAGCGCGGCCTGA